The nucleotide window ATTCCTCATCGGGCTGCATTCCTTCGCTCTCGCGCTTCAGGAAATCCCCTTGGATGAAGGCGGCGTGAACAAGACGACCGTCACTGCCATCGGAGCCGCACCCGTGGTTTGGCTGGCGTCGTTCGTGGTATTGGGTGGCGGAGCATGGATGTTGAGAACGCGGAATTGAGTCTTATCCCTGCCAGTGGATCGTTTTCACTCCCGGCAGCGCCGACAGGCTGCTCATCAACTGCTGTGGCAAGGTCTTCGAACGCTGGCTCTTGAATTTCACGTGGAACTTCAGGAAGCGCTCCCCGGTCGCGAGATCTTCCTCCCAGCTCATGCCTTTCACCTTCGCGTCGAGGGATTCAATCGCGCCGGTCACGGTTTCCACATCCGCGACCTGGTTCATCCTCACTGCGAGATCCGCGTAGGCGTCCTTCTGGATGTTCCTCTCGAACTTCGGCACGAAGTAGAGGACCACGGTGGCGATACCGGTACCGACCGCTCCGAGTCCGATGGCTCCGGCTCCGAAGCAGATCCCGATGATCGCGCTGAACCACAGCGTCGCCGCGGTGGTCACGCCGCGCGTGATATTGGTCTTCTGCTGGTGGACGATCACTCCCGCACCGAGGAATCCCATGCCGGCCAGCACGCCTGCCGCCAGACGCGCGGGATCCGGATGCGTGGTGCCGGTGGCCTGGAAACTTTCGCGGTAGAAAATATCCGACACCACCATCGCCACGCAGGACGCGAGACAGACGATCATGATCGTGCGCAGGCCCGCGGCACGGCCATGGTGCTGGCGCTCGAAACCGAGGATGCCTCCCGCGATCACCGCCAGCGCGATCCGCAGCAACGATTCCGCCGTCAGTCCGAACGAGAGCACTCCGAGCATGGAACGATCCTAGCAGATCCGACGCCCGGAGTCATCTCTTCGTACGTGGTTCCGCTTTCAGGCAGACGGTGAAAAGCAAGAACCCATTGAATGGTGGTTAGATCCCTGATGCTCTTGGCGGCGGTGCTTTGAGAAGGATTTCGAGACACCCGCCTGAAGGTGGAACCACGTGCGAAAAAAGACTATCTGGCATCCTCGGGCCGCGGCGCCCATTCCACCTGCAATGGCGTCTCGGTAACGAGACGCAGGTCGCGCTGCGGGAAGGGGATGCCAATGCCCGCTTCCGTGAGGCGCTTTTCAATCATGAAGCGCAGGTCGCTGGAGACGAGCGCGGCATTGGTATTGCCCGCCAGTTCGACCCAGAAATAGAGGGAGAACAGCAGCGCATTGTCGCCGAAGTCTTCGAACAGGGCCATCGGTTCCGGATCCTTCAGCACCTTGCCATGGCGGTTCGCGCAATCGACGAGGATATCCGCCACCTTCTGGCTGGGAGAGCCATAGGAAACTCCGATGCGGATGCTGCGGCGCAGACGGCGGTTGGTATGGGTCCAGTTGGTGATCTTGTTCTCCAGGAACATGGAATTCGGCACCACCGTCTCCAGCCCATCCACGCTGCGGATGATGGATGAGCGGGTGTTGATCTCGGATACCGTGCCCACCGATCCACCGACGTCCACGATGTCACCCACGCGGATATTCCGTTCGAAGAGCATGATGATGCCGCTGATGAAATTCTTGATCAGCGTCTGCGTGCCGAAACCCAGACCGATGGCGAGCGCACCGCCGAAGAACGCGAAGACGGTGAGAGGGATCTTCATCACCTGCAGGGTGCCGACCACGAGGAAGAACCCGAGCAACACCATCAGCCAGCGCCGCAGCGTCCCGGCCTGGGCCTCCGCCACGCGTCCGCGGGCGACCACGGCACGTTGCAAGCGCCGGGTGATCCGCGAGGCGACGAAATAGCCGAACGCGAACAACAACAGCGCGATGACCAGGCGGCCGAGGGTCACCCCCTTGTTGTCCACGTGGAAGACCTCGAACTGCCAGACGCTGCGGATGCCGCGCCACACCGAACGGAAGAACGACGACGTGCGCTCGCCCCACGACTGCTTCTGCACGTCCTTGTCGTAGTCCTCCAGCCAGCGGTGGATGAGGCGGGTGGCCAGATCGATGCCCTGCTTCACACGCTGGATGACCGCCATCTGCTCGCCCAGTGCGTCACGGACGTCATTGATCGGCTGGAGTTTCGGATCGTCCGCCGCCAGGGAAGATGCCTTGGCCTCCTGGCTGCGGAGCTTCGCCCCGGCCAGGTTGAACTGGTTGTCCACAAAGGTTTCCCACGGTCCGACACGATTGAGAATATCACCCAGCGACTTGCGCGCCGCAGCCCGTGCATCCGGATCGGTGGAGGTCATCAAGGTATGACGGGCGTCATACGCCTCCAGCATCTGGTTCTCCAACTGGCCGAGCGAGCCGAGAAGATCCACGGAAAACTCCAGCGCGTCCGCGCGGTCCTGGGCGCCATCCAGCTTCAGCCGGGTGAGCTCATCCGCCGGCGGGGTCTTGCCATCCGCGCCAGGCACCGGCTCCAGCTTGCGGCGCTCGGCGAGAACGGCACGGCGGCGCTTGTCGAGGCCCTCCACCTCCTTGCGCAACGCCGTCTGGCGGTCGGCCGCTGCCTTGCGGATCTTGTCCAGGTCGTCCTTGAGGAAGGCCTGCTGGGCCGCGGCGGCGGAAATTTTGATCTCCGCCAGGGAAAGATCGTCCATGGCGGCGGCCAAATCGTTGCGCTGGACGGCGATGCCGCTGTTCGCCGACTCGATGCGGGTCACCAGCATGCGCTGGCGGACTTTCGCGGCATCCAGCCGCCACTTCGCAGCCATGTCCTTGTCGTTCGACGCCGCCGCCTCCTCGGCCCTCCGCACATCCGCATCCGCCTTGGCGGACAACTGGCGGGCTTCCTCCATCATCCGCTCCATCAGGCTGATGGAAGACTCGGCGGTGTTCTTGCGCTCGTGCGCCACGTCCCGCTGGTTGCGGAGATCATCCACCAGCAGCACCGAATAAGGGGGCGGTTCCTTGAAGCCGTGCCAATCCGCACGGGCCTCACGGGCGCGGGTGGCTTCCTTCGCACTGGCATCCAGCAGCGCCTTGCTTTTCAGGCAACGCTCCAGGGACGCCATGGTCGACTGCATGTCACGGCGGCGGTCCGCGTATTCGCCGGTGGTCACGCCCGCCGGCAACTGGGTTTCCGCCGCCGGGTCATCGAGCCGCACGAGCTGCGCCTTCGCATCATCCAGCCATGCCTGCCAGCGGTCGCGCATCTGCTGCGGGGTCTCCGCCACCTCGGCTTGCTTGGGGGCATCTTTCGCCAGCAGGTTCGACAACTGCGCATGGAGGGGAATGGAGCCCGACAACAGCAGGAAGGTGGCGGCCAGCGCGCGAATCATGGCCCGAGTTTCGAACAGGATGACCGATTCCGAAACCCCGAATTCACGCGAATCCGCCTTCAGAGGCACAATTCCGGACACCACATGATCCCATAACGAAAATGACGGTCGGGATATCTGAAACAATTTGCCGTGATCACAAATTTGAACCCATAACCCTGCGCGAATCCATCCCCAAAACGGGTGAGATCAACAATGCACGTTTTCTTTTCCAAACCATGACGACGGATCTTGCGGTGTTCCACATCCTCACCTATCGCTGATAGAAACCCCCTTGTTTCGATGACCAGCAACCCCCGCCCCCGCATCCTCGTCGTCACGCCGGAGATCACCTATCTGCCGGAAGGAATGGGCAACCTGGCCCAGCGCATGTGTGCGAAAGCCGGAGGGCTGGCGGATGTCTCGGCCTCGCTGGTCAAGGCGCTTTACGACCAGGGGGCGGATGTCCATGTCGCCCTGCCGAACTACAGGCGGATGTTCGATCTCGATGTGGAGAGCGTGCTGGCACATGAGTACGAGAAAGTCAGCCGGTCGCTGCCCGAGCAGCGCATCCACCTGGCGGAGGACCGCATCTTCTACCATCGCAATTCCGTCTATGGCGCGGAGAACCACCTCATCTCGCTGGCCTTCCAGCGCGAGGTGATCAACCACACCATCCCGCAGGTGCGGCCGGACCTGATCCACTGCAACGACTGGATGACGGGGCTGATCCCCGGAGTGGCGAGGCGCCACGGCATTCCCAGCCTTTTCACCGTCCACAACATCCATACCGAACATCGCACGCTCGCCCAGATCGAGGATCGCGGCATTGATGCGGCGGACTTCTGGCAGCACCTTTACTACCGCCGGACGCCGCACGGCTATGAGGAAAGCCGGAACGAAAATGCGGTGGATCTTCTGACCAGCGGCATCTTCGCCGCCAGCCA belongs to Luteolibacter ambystomatis and includes:
- a CDS encoding MgtC/SapB family protein, which produces MLGVLSFGLTAESLLRIALAVIAGGILGFERQHHGRAAGLRTIMIVCLASCVAMVVSDIFYRESFQATGTTHPDPARLAAGVLAGMGFLGAGVIVHQQKTNITRGVTTAATLWFSAIIGICFGAGAIGLGAVGTGIATVVLYFVPKFERNIQKDAYADLAVRMNQVADVETVTGAIESLDAKVKGMSWEEDLATGERFLKFHVKFKSQRSKTLPQQLMSSLSALPGVKTIHWQG
- a CDS encoding mechanosensitive ion channel domain-containing protein, with the translated sequence MIRALAATFLLLSGSIPLHAQLSNLLAKDAPKQAEVAETPQQMRDRWQAWLDDAKAQLVRLDDPAAETQLPAGVTTGEYADRRRDMQSTMASLERCLKSKALLDASAKEATRAREARADWHGFKEPPPYSVLLVDDLRNQRDVAHERKNTAESSISLMERMMEEARQLSAKADADVRRAEEAAASNDKDMAAKWRLDAAKVRQRMLVTRIESANSGIAVQRNDLAAAMDDLSLAEIKISAAAAQQAFLKDDLDKIRKAAADRQTALRKEVEGLDKRRRAVLAERRKLEPVPGADGKTPPADELTRLKLDGAQDRADALEFSVDLLGSLGQLENQMLEAYDARHTLMTSTDPDARAAARKSLGDILNRVGPWETFVDNQFNLAGAKLRSQEAKASSLAADDPKLQPINDVRDALGEQMAVIQRVKQGIDLATRLIHRWLEDYDKDVQKQSWGERTSSFFRSVWRGIRSVWQFEVFHVDNKGVTLGRLVIALLLFAFGYFVASRITRRLQRAVVARGRVAEAQAGTLRRWLMVLLGFFLVVGTLQVMKIPLTVFAFFGGALAIGLGFGTQTLIKNFISGIIMLFERNIRVGDIVDVGGSVGTVSEINTRSSIIRSVDGLETVVPNSMFLENKITNWTHTNRRLRRSIRIGVSYGSPSQKVADILVDCANRHGKVLKDPEPMALFEDFGDNALLFSLYFWVELAGNTNAALVSSDLRFMIEKRLTEAGIGIPFPQRDLRLVTETPLQVEWAPRPEDAR